CGTTCCCGCGAAGGTGCTCTGGAAACTCCTGAACGAGCACGTCAAGACGGGTCGGCGCGAATTCTCGAACCGCGAGCTGCGCCTCGACCCGTCGCTCGGCCTGCCGGCCGTCAAGGACAACCTCGAGAGCCGCCTCATCCTCCTCAAGAAGAGGCTCGAGGATCGCTGCTTCGGCGTGCGGATCGTTCCCGTCCGCCGCGGGCGCTTCGCCCTGGAGGTCGCCGGAGACGTCAGGCTCGAGGAGCGCGAAAAAGGCTGACGGCCGCCGCGGACGCGGCGGCCGTCTTCGGATCGTCGGGGGCCGGGCTCAGGCGGCGGGGGGAGCGGGGGTAGGCTGGGGCTTCGCGGCCGTGGCGCAGCCGCCGTGGCCCTTGCACGAGTTCTTGCCCGCGCAGCCGTTGTCGCCGCTCTTGCAGCCGCCGTGGCCCTTGCACGCGTTCTGGCCCTTGCAGGCGTGCTTGTCGGCGTCCTTGGCGTCCGCCTTCTTGCCGCCGCAGCCGTCCTTCCCGCCGCAGGAGGCCTTGTCCTTCTGGCCGGCGGCGGGCGTCTTCGAGGCGTCGGGCTTGTCGTCGCCGCGCGCCGGGGCGGCGAGCAGGGCCGAGCCGGCGAGGATGCCGGCGATGGCGGCTGAGAGGGCGCGGTTCTTCGAGGTGTTCTTCTTCATGGACACTCCTTGTGTGTGATCGGGGGACGGTCGGAGGGATCGTGGGGAGGGGCGAGAACGCCGCGCGAGGAGGGTCAACCGGCTGTATCTGGCGGCGCGAGGCGTCTCGAGAGCAGTCGATCCATTGAGAGCGCGCCTGGGCCGAGCGTCAGGACGACGACCGAGACGAACAGAAACCAGAACGGATCGGCCTTGAGGAAAGCGTCGAGGTCGTGGAAGACGCCGAGGAGCGCCGGCCGGTCCGCGGCGAGATAGGCGACGAGCATGTTGCCTGAGAGGAGGAGGGCGATCGGTCGCGAAAAGAGGCCAACGAGGAGAAGCGCGCCGCCGACCAGCTCGAGGCCGCCGATGAACCAGGCGTTGAGGCCGGGCGCCGGGACGCCGAGGGACGTGAAGAAGTCCGTCACGCGCGTGTGGTTCTGCAGCTTGCCGAGCCCCGTCGTCAGGAACTGCCAGCCCCAGACGAGGCGCAACACGAAGAGGACCGCGTGCCCGAGCGGCGCGAAGAGGCGCTCAAAGCGCGCCGTGAGAGTCGTGTAGAGGGCGGAGAGCGACATACTCGTGAATGCCGCGCGAGGGCCGGCCTATTCCCGGTGACCGGGGCCCGGCAGATCCCGGGGCGCTGCGACGCCGAGAACGCGCCCGGTTCCACGCTCCTGAGCGAACGCGAAGACGCGGCGTGCGCCGGTGCCGGGCGGCACCGGGACCTCCGCGTCGAACCGTC
This Acidobacteriota bacterium DNA region includes the following protein-coding sequences:
- a CDS encoding DoxX family protein; this translates as MSLSALYTTLTARFERLFAPLGHAVLFVLRLVWGWQFLTTGLGKLQNHTRVTDFFTSLGVPAPGLNAWFIGGLELVGGALLLVGLFSRPIALLLSGNMLVAYLAADRPALLGVFHDLDAFLKADPFWFLFVSVVVLTLGPGALSMDRLLSRRLAPPDTAG